A genomic region of Rhodanobacter sp. contains the following coding sequences:
- a CDS encoding cold-shock protein, protein MSDRETGTVKWFNDAKGFGFISRENGPDVFVHFRAISGTGFKSLQEGQKVSFKVVQGQKGLQAEEVTPA, encoded by the coding sequence ATGTCGGATCGTGAAACAGGTACCGTCAAGTGGTTCAACGACGCCAAGGGGTTCGGCTTCATCAGCCGCGAGAATGGCCCCGACGTGTTCGTGCATTTCCGTGCCATCAGCGGCACGGGCTTCAAGAGCCTGCAGGAAGGCCAGAAGGTGAGTTTCAAGGTCGTGCAGGGCCAGAAGGGCCTGCAGGCCGAAGAAGTCACTCCGGCTTGA
- a CDS encoding cold-shock protein gives MSDRQIGTVKWFNDAKGFGFIARDNGPDVFVHFRAITGNGFKSLQEGQKVSFKVVQGQKGLQADEVSAA, from the coding sequence ATGTCTGATCGTCAGATCGGTACCGTCAAGTGGTTCAACGACGCCAAGGGCTTCGGCTTCATCGCGCGCGACAACGGCCCGGACGTGTTCGTGCATTTCCGCGCGATCACCGGCAACGGCTTCAAGAGCCTGCAGGAAGGCCAGAAGGTGAGCTTCAAGGTGGTGCAGGGCCAGAAGGGCCTGCAGGCCGACGAAGTCAGCGCGGCCTGA
- a CDS encoding alpha/beta fold hydrolase — protein MDPTVLLLAMVDGAQAELLCVAPAGEPRDVVFWLPAMGVPAKHYLPLASALAAHGVAVALHEWRGIGSSSLRAGRRCNWGYRELLQVDLPAGMAAVRARWPQARTWLGGHSLGGQLACLYASLHPHDLAGIALVASGAPYWRRFRHGPLIGLAYVLAPILAALRGYLPGRRLGFGGNEARGVIADWARSGRTGRYAAAGMDEDFERRLAGLRLPLLAQRLRDDWLGPAASLDWLLEKMPQASCRRERIGPDALGGGPADHFGWMKTPEAIATRIAQWIDGHDTAFAAAPRSGP, from the coding sequence ATGGATCCCACTGTTTTGCTGTTGGCGATGGTCGACGGCGCGCAGGCCGAACTGCTGTGCGTGGCGCCCGCTGGCGAGCCGCGTGATGTCGTGTTCTGGCTGCCGGCGATGGGTGTGCCGGCGAAGCATTACCTGCCGTTGGCCAGCGCGCTGGCGGCGCACGGCGTGGCGGTGGCGCTGCACGAATGGCGCGGCATCGGTTCGAGCAGCCTGCGTGCCGGCCGCCGCTGCAACTGGGGTTATCGCGAACTGCTGCAGGTCGACCTGCCCGCCGGCATGGCCGCCGTGCGTGCACGCTGGCCGCAGGCGCGCACATGGCTGGGCGGACACAGCCTCGGCGGACAGCTGGCCTGCCTGTACGCCTCGCTCCATCCGCACGACCTGGCCGGCATCGCGCTGGTGGCCAGTGGCGCACCGTATTGGCGGCGCTTCCGCCACGGTCCGTTGATCGGCCTGGCCTATGTGCTGGCGCCGATCCTGGCGGCCCTGCGCGGATACCTGCCCGGCCGCCGCCTAGGCTTCGGCGGCAACGAGGCGCGCGGCGTCATCGCCGACTGGGCCCGCAGCGGACGCACCGGCCGTTATGCAGCGGCGGGCATGGACGAGGATTTCGAGCGGCGGCTGGCCGGGCTGCGGCTGCCGCTGCTGGCGCAACGCCTGCGCGACGACTGGCTGGGGCCGGCCGCCTCGCTGGACTGGCTGCTGGAAAAGATGCCGCAGGCCTCGTGCCGGCGCGAACGGATCGGGCCCGATGCGCTCGGCGGCGGGCCGGCCGATCATTTCGGCTGGATGAAAACCCCCGAGGCAATCGCCACGCGCATCGCCCAATGGATCGACGGGCACGACACAGCGTTCGCAGCGGCGCCCCGTTCCGGGCCTTGA